From Microbacterium croceum, a single genomic window includes:
- a CDS encoding GNAT family N-acetyltransferase gives MSELRMVELSAATIVAVNNLSLKPGQEQFLAPVSYGIAATVINPQTSWQRVVLDGDKVVGFVSANFDEEAPEEHFRSVLWRINVDAEGQGRGVGRFAVESLLEEARKRGMDHVNVIYEAGDDGPEAFFLRVGFTPVGETEYSEVIAQIRVAS, from the coding sequence ATGTCCGAACTGCGCATGGTCGAACTTTCCGCTGCGACGATCGTCGCCGTGAACAACCTGTCGCTCAAGCCCGGACAGGAGCAGTTCCTCGCTCCGGTGTCCTACGGGATCGCGGCCACCGTCATCAATCCGCAGACCTCCTGGCAGCGCGTCGTGCTCGACGGCGACAAGGTCGTGGGATTCGTCAGCGCGAACTTCGACGAAGAGGCGCCGGAGGAGCACTTCCGCTCCGTGCTCTGGCGTATCAACGTCGATGCAGAGGGGCAGGGCCGCGGCGTCGGCCGCTTCGCCGTCGAGAGCCTCCTGGAGGAGGCGCGCAAGCGCGGCATGGATCATGTCAACGTCATCTACGAGGCGGGGGACGACGGCCCTGAGGCCTTCTTCCTGCGCGTCGGCTTCACGCCGGTCGGCGAGACCGAGTACTCCGAAGTGATCGCGCAGATCCGAGTCGCTTCCTAG
- a CDS encoding LacI family DNA-binding transcriptional regulator, with the protein MTTIHEVAAAAGVSISTVSYALSGKRPVSEKTRRRIEDAALRLGYQPDAGARMLAGRRTNIFALTEPLRADTHAPTHMAFVLATAVAARRRGYDILLLTDEQTSEGMNRVAASNLVDAILVLDVAPDDERVAIARTVRTPTIFIGLPDDQRDLTCVDLDFEAAGHLAVDRLADAGYDRVLLLGQTEVSYRKSNFPRRLLRGVQERSTSRDIDLSWTATGSVITDTAAVRASAEAALDDGVRAFIVHAVNDVHEILLDVLAERGLHVGADVAIVSAAASFDTASLPVAVDTIPLVPQDSCELAVEIAVQRLEDPRLPARIHLIPPTYRAAGSVPPPRE; encoded by the coding sequence ATGACGACGATCCACGAGGTGGCCGCAGCCGCCGGCGTGTCGATCAGCACCGTCTCCTACGCGCTCAGCGGCAAACGCCCCGTCTCCGAGAAGACCCGACGCCGCATCGAGGACGCCGCGCTGAGACTGGGCTACCAGCCCGACGCCGGGGCGCGGATGCTCGCCGGCCGACGAACCAACATCTTCGCCCTCACCGAGCCGCTGCGCGCCGACACCCACGCACCGACCCACATGGCCTTCGTGCTCGCCACGGCCGTGGCTGCGCGACGACGCGGCTACGACATCCTGCTCCTGACCGACGAGCAGACCTCCGAGGGCATGAACAGGGTCGCCGCGAGCAATCTGGTCGACGCGATCCTGGTGCTCGACGTGGCTCCCGATGATGAGCGCGTCGCGATCGCCCGCACGGTGCGCACCCCCACGATCTTCATCGGCCTTCCCGACGACCAGCGCGATCTCACCTGCGTCGACCTCGACTTCGAAGCGGCAGGGCACCTGGCCGTCGACCGCCTGGCCGACGCGGGATACGATCGCGTGCTGCTGCTCGGACAGACCGAGGTCTCGTACCGCAAGTCGAACTTCCCGCGCCGCCTGCTCCGCGGCGTGCAAGAGCGCAGCACCTCCCGTGACATCGACCTCTCCTGGACGGCGACCGGATCCGTCATCACCGACACCGCAGCCGTCCGCGCGTCGGCGGAGGCAGCGCTCGATGACGGGGTCCGCGCCTTCATCGTGCACGCCGTGAACGATGTGCACGAGATCCTCCTCGACGTCCTCGCCGAACGCGGGCTCCACGTCGGCGCCGACGTCGCGATCGTCTCGGCCGCCGCGTCCTTCGACACCGCGTCGCTTCCCGTCGCCGTCGACACGATCCCTCTCGTCCCGCAGGACTCCTGCGAGCTCGCCGTCGAGATCGCCGTTCAGCGACTCGAGGATCCGCGGCTCCCCGCGCGCATCCACCTCATCCCGCCCACCTACCGCGCCGCCGGCTCCGTCCCGCCTCCGCGGGAGTGA
- a CDS encoding NADP-dependent isocitrate dehydrogenase: MTDDAIIYTHTDEAPALATASFLPIIQAYSGQAGIEFETRDISLAGRILAAFPQKLTPEQQVGDALAELGGLATLPEANIIKLPNISASIPQLKGAIAELQQQGYDIPSFPDDPSSLEEKDIRARYDRIKGSAVNPVLREGNSDRRAPLAVKNYAKKHPHRNKPFAEGSKTRVATLGHDDFKSNEKSWVAAHDDVLTIRHTATDGTVTVLKEGLKVLPREIIDATFLSASALDAFLAETLEQAKSEDVLYSVHLKATMMKVSDPIIFGHVVKAFFADVFAQYGDQLAAAGLKPNDGLGSILAGLGDLAAGTEIAAAFDKALAEGPRLSYVNSDKGITNLHVPSDVIVDASMPALIRNGGKLWGKDGGEDDTIAVIPDSSYAGVYQAVLDDVIANGPLDPATIGTVPNVGLMAQAAEEYGSHDKTFEIASAGVVQVLDSDGNALIEHEVGAGDIWRATQTKHIAVMDWVKLAVTRARATGDPAVFWLDANRSHDAQIIAKVHQGLALLDTQGLTLTILAPEEATRYTLARMRHGLDTISVTGNVLRDYLTDLFPILEVGTSAKMLSIVPLLAGGGLFETGAGGSAPKHVQQLVQENYLRWDSLGEFFALAASLEHFADRTGNEKARVLAQTLDAATGTFLEHDRSPGRALGTIDNRGSHFYLGLYWAQELAAQSKDAELAAAFAPVAAALTENEEKIVSELNAVQGKPVDIGGYYRPDDALVEAVMRPSATLNGIVDALR, encoded by the coding sequence GTGACCGACGACGCCATCATCTACACCCACACAGACGAGGCGCCAGCCCTCGCCACCGCCTCGTTCCTGCCGATCATCCAGGCTTATAGCGGCCAGGCGGGCATCGAGTTCGAGACCCGTGACATCTCGCTGGCCGGCCGCATCCTCGCAGCCTTCCCGCAGAAGCTCACGCCGGAGCAGCAGGTCGGAGACGCCCTCGCCGAGCTGGGCGGTCTCGCCACGCTCCCCGAGGCGAACATCATCAAGCTGCCCAACATCTCGGCATCCATCCCCCAGCTGAAGGGCGCCATCGCCGAGCTCCAGCAGCAGGGCTACGACATCCCGTCCTTCCCCGACGACCCCTCGTCGCTGGAGGAGAAGGACATCCGTGCGCGCTACGACCGCATCAAGGGCTCCGCCGTGAACCCGGTGCTGCGCGAGGGGAACAGCGACCGTCGTGCACCGCTCGCCGTGAAGAACTACGCGAAGAAGCACCCGCACCGCAACAAGCCGTTCGCCGAAGGATCGAAGACCCGGGTCGCGACGCTCGGACACGACGACTTCAAGTCGAACGAGAAGTCCTGGGTCGCCGCCCACGACGACGTGCTGACGATCCGCCACACGGCCACAGACGGCACCGTGACCGTGCTCAAGGAGGGACTCAAGGTCCTGCCGCGCGAGATCATCGACGCGACCTTCCTGTCGGCATCCGCTCTCGACGCGTTCCTCGCCGAGACCCTGGAGCAGGCGAAGTCCGAGGACGTGCTGTACTCGGTGCACCTCAAGGCCACGATGATGAAGGTCAGCGACCCGATCATCTTCGGTCACGTGGTGAAGGCGTTCTTCGCGGATGTCTTCGCGCAGTACGGCGACCAGCTCGCCGCGGCGGGACTCAAGCCGAACGACGGCCTCGGGTCGATCCTGGCCGGCCTCGGCGACCTCGCCGCCGGCACGGAGATCGCTGCGGCGTTCGACAAGGCGCTCGCCGAGGGTCCGCGCCTGTCGTATGTGAACTCCGACAAGGGCATCACGAACCTGCACGTGCCGAGCGATGTGATCGTCGACGCGTCCATGCCCGCGCTCATCCGCAACGGCGGCAAGCTCTGGGGCAAGGACGGCGGTGAGGACGACACGATCGCGGTCATCCCCGACTCCTCCTACGCGGGTGTCTACCAGGCGGTGCTGGACGACGTGATCGCGAACGGTCCGCTGGACCCCGCGACCATCGGCACCGTCCCCAACGTCGGCCTCATGGCGCAGGCGGCCGAGGAGTACGGCAGCCACGACAAGACGTTCGAGATCGCCTCGGCGGGTGTCGTGCAGGTGCTCGACAGCGACGGCAATGCACTCATCGAGCACGAGGTCGGCGCCGGCGACATCTGGCGCGCGACGCAGACCAAGCACATCGCGGTCATGGACTGGGTGAAGCTCGCCGTCACGCGTGCCCGTGCCACCGGCGACCCCGCCGTGTTCTGGCTCGACGCGAACCGTTCGCACGACGCGCAGATCATCGCGAAGGTGCACCAGGGGCTGGCGCTGCTCGACACGCAGGGCCTGACCCTCACGATCCTCGCGCCAGAGGAGGCCACCCGCTACACGCTCGCGCGCATGCGACACGGCCTCGACACGATCTCGGTCACCGGCAACGTGCTCCGCGACTACCTGACGGACCTGTTCCCGATCCTCGAGGTCGGCACAAGCGCCAAGATGCTCTCGATCGTCCCGCTCCTCGCGGGTGGCGGACTGTTCGAGACCGGTGCGGGCGGCTCGGCCCCGAAGCACGTGCAGCAGCTGGTCCAGGAGAACTACCTGCGTTGGGATTCGCTCGGCGAGTTCTTCGCGCTGGCCGCGTCGCTCGAGCACTTCGCCGACCGCACGGGCAACGAGAAGGCCCGTGTCCTCGCGCAGACGCTGGACGCAGCGACGGGCACCTTCCTGGAGCACGACCGTTCGCCGGGGCGCGCCCTCGGCACGATCGACAACCGCGGCAGCCACTTCTACCTGGGCCTGTACTGGGCCCAGGAGCTGGCAGCGCAGTCGAAGGACGCGGAACTCGCCGCCGCCTTCGCCCCGGTCGCCGCCGCCCTCACCGAGAACGAGGAGAAGATCGTCTCGGAGCTCAACGCGGTGCAGGGCAAGCCGGTAGACATCGGCGGCTACTACCGTCCGGATGACGCGCTGGTCGAGGCTGTCATGCGTCCGTCCGCGACGCTGAACGGCATCGTCGACGCGCTGCGCTGA
- a CDS encoding RidA family protein translates to MTAKTRVSTDAAPAPAHTFSQGIRKGPIVQVSGQGPVDPATNEYLYPGDVAAQTTRTLENVKAIVEAAGATFDDVVMLRVYLTKREDFPIMNEAYGAFVTAHTTNGVLPARTTVFTGLPREEMLVEIDGLAVVD, encoded by the coding sequence ATGACTGCGAAGACCCGCGTTTCCACCGACGCCGCCCCCGCTCCCGCCCACACGTTCTCGCAGGGCATCCGCAAGGGGCCGATCGTTCAGGTGTCCGGTCAGGGCCCCGTCGACCCGGCGACCAACGAGTACCTGTACCCCGGCGATGTCGCCGCCCAGACCACCCGCACGCTCGAGAACGTGAAGGCGATCGTCGAGGCCGCAGGTGCCACGTTCGACGACGTCGTGATGCTGCGCGTGTACCTCACGAAGCGCGAGGACTTCCCGATCATGAACGAGGCGTACGGCGCCTTCGTCACCGCTCACACCACGAACGGCGTGCTGCCCGCGCGCACGACCGTCTTCACCGGTCTCCCGCGCGAGGAGATGCTGGTGGAGATCGACGGTCTCGCCGTGGTCGACTGA
- a CDS encoding alanine racemase, with translation MPLQIPDPVLGAWAKGFPARAAGLRLSEVAAAGLRLSDLSTPVLTVHEAALSHNESTVFAWAREQGVLLAPHGKTTMAPALWQRLLDAGAWAISVATPWQAEVAVDAGVPTVLIANAVTDPAAARRFAELLAADPELRILCWADSVATVDILAAATIDAPRPLDVLVELGGADGRTGARTVAEGERIAAAVAAAPGLRLAGVAGYEGPFGPDRSAASVAAVDAYLQTLVELHGRLDYPSGIRPVLSAGGSSFPDRAAAVLAPHRESADVVLRSGAFQIHDDGFYARMSPFGPVTGTAPLQSAMHAWSRVVSQPEEGLALLDAGRRDVPFDLDLPVPQSVAGEITALNDQHAFLRLADGETAGVGDVVRLGLSHPCTAFDKWRVVAVIDDPDAVDPRVIGAVATCF, from the coding sequence ATGCCTCTACAAATTCCGGATCCCGTACTCGGTGCCTGGGCGAAGGGATTCCCGGCACGTGCCGCCGGCCTGCGTCTGTCGGAGGTCGCGGCAGCGGGTCTGCGCCTCTCGGACCTGAGCACTCCGGTGCTCACGGTGCACGAGGCCGCTCTCTCCCACAACGAGTCGACCGTGTTCGCCTGGGCGCGCGAGCAGGGCGTCCTGCTCGCCCCGCACGGCAAGACCACCATGGCCCCTGCATTGTGGCAGCGGCTGCTGGATGCCGGTGCCTGGGCGATCTCGGTGGCGACGCCCTGGCAGGCCGAGGTCGCCGTCGATGCCGGCGTTCCCACCGTGCTGATCGCCAACGCCGTGACCGACCCCGCCGCGGCACGGAGGTTCGCTGAGCTCCTGGCTGCGGACCCGGAACTGCGGATCCTCTGCTGGGCGGACTCCGTCGCCACGGTCGACATCCTCGCCGCGGCCACGATCGATGCCCCTCGGCCGCTGGACGTGCTGGTCGAGCTCGGAGGTGCGGACGGGCGCACGGGCGCACGGACCGTCGCAGAGGGGGAGCGGATCGCCGCGGCCGTCGCCGCAGCCCCCGGGCTCCGACTCGCGGGAGTCGCCGGGTACGAAGGACCGTTCGGCCCGGACCGCAGCGCCGCGTCGGTCGCCGCGGTGGACGCCTACCTGCAGACCCTCGTCGAGCTGCACGGGCGTCTCGACTACCCCTCCGGCATCCGTCCGGTGCTCAGCGCCGGCGGCAGCTCCTTCCCGGATCGGGCGGCCGCCGTGCTGGCCCCGCATCGCGAGAGTGCCGACGTGGTCCTGCGCTCCGGCGCGTTCCAGATCCACGACGACGGCTTCTACGCGCGCATGTCGCCGTTCGGACCTGTCACCGGCACCGCGCCGCTGCAGTCCGCGATGCACGCCTGGTCCCGGGTGGTCTCGCAGCCGGAGGAGGGGCTCGCCCTGCTCGACGCCGGGCGGCGCGACGTGCCGTTCGACCTCGACCTGCCGGTGCCGCAGTCCGTCGCTGGCGAGATCACCGCGCTGAACGACCAGCACGCCTTCCTGCGCCTCGCCGACGGTGAGACCGCCGGGGTCGGCGACGTCGTCCGGCTCGGACTCTCGCATCCGTGCACGGCTTTCGACAAGTGGCGGGTCGTCGCCGTGATCGATGACCCGGATGCCGTCGACCCCCGCGTGATCGGGGCGGTGGCGACGTGCTTCTGA
- a CDS encoding carbohydrate ABC transporter permease translates to MHATTAIVTGKPGKSRPRGGMTKKRPVDWLLLALVIVGALLVIAPFYLVLVNSFKSPVDYATSGPLAFPETLDFGGITKFWERVNFPEKVWNSIFISGIVAVLAVVISMLNAFAIGIGRVRGRSWIVLLFLLANLLPQEALLYPLYYMFKSVGLYDNVWAVIIVFTVIQAAFGTYLLSSVYGTFPKEILEAASLDGATRWQILWRVVFPISRPTLSVLLIFFFIWTWNEFLIPLTFLASNANQTVPVAISVLQGDRLMDVTTTSASALLGIIPTLIFFLIFQRTLTRGITAGAVK, encoded by the coding sequence ATGCACGCCACGACTGCCATCGTGACCGGAAAGCCGGGCAAGAGCCGCCCCCGTGGGGGCATGACCAAGAAACGCCCGGTGGACTGGCTGCTCCTGGCGCTCGTCATCGTGGGCGCCCTGCTGGTGATCGCGCCGTTCTACCTCGTGCTGGTGAACTCGTTCAAGTCGCCCGTCGACTACGCGACCTCCGGGCCGCTCGCCTTCCCCGAGACGCTCGACTTCGGCGGCATCACCAAGTTCTGGGAGCGCGTCAACTTCCCCGAGAAGGTCTGGAACTCGATCTTCATCTCCGGCATCGTCGCGGTGCTCGCCGTCGTGATCTCGATGCTCAACGCCTTCGCGATCGGCATCGGTCGTGTCCGCGGCCGCTCGTGGATCGTGCTGCTCTTCCTGCTCGCGAACCTGCTCCCGCAGGAAGCGCTGCTCTACCCGCTGTACTACATGTTCAAATCCGTCGGGCTCTACGACAACGTGTGGGCGGTGATCATCGTGTTCACGGTGATCCAGGCGGCCTTCGGCACATACCTGCTCTCCTCGGTCTACGGCACCTTCCCCAAGGAGATCCTCGAAGCGGCATCGCTCGACGGGGCGACGCGCTGGCAGATCCTGTGGCGCGTGGTCTTCCCGATCAGTCGTCCGACCCTGTCGGTGCTGCTCATCTTCTTCTTCATCTGGACGTGGAACGAGTTCCTGATCCCGCTGACCTTCCTCGCCTCGAACGCCAACCAGACGGTTCCGGTCGCGATCAGCGTGCTGCAGGGCGACCGGCTCATGGACGTCACCACGACGAGCGCCTCGGCACTGCTGGGCATCATTCCCACGCTCATCTTCTTCCTCATCTTCCAGCGCACGCTGACGCGTGGCATCACGGCAGGAGCAGTCAAGTAA
- a CDS encoding ABC transporter substrate-binding protein — protein MARNIRRTKTLAMLAALTATGVALSGCTAAGDGDDGGGDTLKLWHYEGADSAMGKAWAEAIKIFEEETGATVEFEEKSFEQIQKTASQVLDTDAAPDLMEFNKGNATAGFLASTGLISDISDAVDEYGWDDKLAPSLQTTAKYTEDGVMGGDTWFGIPNYGEFVGVYYNKDAFAAAGLEIPTTYDEFVDVLDAFVAQGITPLAEAGAEYPLGQLWYQLALLEGDRGFVDDYQLYKNPVDWQGPEITSATETLKEYVDKGYIASDVSSVKAEDAGVSFINGTSPIFVSGSWWFGRFVSEATGFDWTMTAFPGADLSLGSSGNLWVVPENAANKDLAYQFIDITMRPEIQAIIGNNGGLPVAADSADITDEKSAELIATFNGVLDADGLSFYPDWPAPGFYDVIVQELQGLVTGVQDVKTTNANLGEQYDEGTAEFR, from the coding sequence ATGGCACGGAACATCCGCAGGACGAAGACCTTGGCCATGCTGGCCGCTCTCACCGCGACAGGCGTGGCGCTGAGCGGCTGCACCGCTGCTGGCGACGGAGACGACGGCGGCGGCGACACCCTCAAACTCTGGCACTACGAGGGTGCGGACAGCGCGATGGGCAAGGCCTGGGCAGAAGCCATCAAGATCTTCGAAGAAGAGACCGGAGCCACGGTCGAGTTCGAGGAGAAGTCCTTCGAGCAGATCCAGAAGACCGCCAGCCAGGTGCTCGACACCGACGCGGCGCCCGACCTGATGGAGTTCAACAAGGGCAACGCCACGGCCGGCTTCCTGGCCTCCACCGGGCTCATCAGCGACATCTCCGACGCGGTCGACGAGTACGGCTGGGACGACAAGCTCGCGCCCTCGCTGCAGACGACCGCGAAGTACACCGAAGACGGGGTCATGGGCGGCGACACCTGGTTCGGCATCCCGAACTACGGCGAGTTCGTCGGCGTCTACTACAACAAGGATGCGTTCGCCGCGGCCGGGCTGGAGATCCCGACCACGTATGACGAGTTCGTCGACGTGCTCGACGCCTTCGTCGCGCAGGGCATCACCCCTCTCGCCGAGGCCGGTGCCGAGTACCCGCTCGGACAGCTCTGGTACCAGCTCGCACTGCTCGAAGGCGATCGCGGCTTCGTCGACGACTACCAGCTCTACAAGAACCCGGTCGACTGGCAGGGCCCGGAGATCACCTCCGCGACCGAGACCCTGAAGGAGTACGTCGACAAGGGCTACATCGCCTCCGACGTGTCGTCGGTCAAGGCCGAGGACGCCGGCGTCTCGTTCATCAACGGCACCTCGCCGATCTTCGTCTCGGGCTCCTGGTGGTTCGGTCGCTTCGTCTCCGAGGCGACCGGCTTCGACTGGACGATGACCGCCTTCCCCGGCGCTGATCTCTCGCTCGGCTCCTCGGGCAACCTCTGGGTCGTTCCCGAGAACGCCGCGAACAAGGATCTCGCCTACCAGTTCATCGACATCACGATGCGCCCGGAGATCCAGGCGATCATCGGCAACAACGGCGGGCTTCCCGTCGCCGCGGACTCGGCCGACATCACGGATGAGAAGAGCGCGGAACTCATCGCGACGTTCAACGGCGTCCTCGACGCCGACGGCCTCTCGTTCTACCCCGACTGGCCCGCCCCCGGCTTCTACGACGTGATCGTGCAGGAGCTGCAGGGACTGGTCACCGGTGTGCAGGACGTGAAGACCACCAACGCCAACCTCGGCGAACAGTACGACGAAGGCACCGCGGAATTCCGCTGA
- a CDS encoding L,D-transpeptidase family protein has translation MTDLISAPGAATDEVGDDKTPTSVLAPADVPTDTVPPITGETPVEWAPIEPRPKKRRLGLWISLGLGVVALGAGAASMILIAPGTTVAGIPVGFMTPGAASEAISSHLAQTEVTLTGAGDGAVVSGADLGISIAATDLAEQAFAEHPLWNLGAWMGDPIPADITLDPATATSALRAAVPSSFVDAVDAGVVFDSAADDYVVTPSAPGTGIDVDDLTDAITAAVAGGAKTLEYSGDPAEALPAVSDDDAAATAASLNTMLGTVGFYVGEQRAVPVSRAGAASWLTVIDDDGTLRVQADAQLIQATVDNLAPRINRDPVDATNIVDSSGTVLREEQAGVNGRALGDTSGVSEEFARQLEAGDGVFALDVTETPFKTVSLFRRIEINLSTQHAYLFENDKVVRSWAVSTGLPGTPTPTGNFKVFAHTAMQDMGCYEGAPYCTENVPWITWFTTNIGFHGTYWHNNYGNRMSHGCVNLPIDLAKFVYDWSPVGLEVSVHN, from the coding sequence GTGACCGATCTGATCTCAGCGCCGGGCGCTGCAACCGACGAGGTCGGCGACGACAAGACGCCGACCTCCGTTCTGGCGCCCGCTGACGTGCCCACCGACACGGTTCCGCCGATCACCGGCGAGACACCCGTGGAGTGGGCGCCGATCGAGCCGCGCCCCAAGAAGCGCCGCCTCGGCCTGTGGATCAGCCTCGGCCTCGGTGTCGTCGCACTCGGAGCGGGTGCCGCCTCGATGATCCTGATCGCGCCGGGCACCACGGTCGCCGGCATCCCCGTGGGATTCATGACGCCCGGCGCGGCCTCCGAGGCGATCTCCTCGCACCTGGCGCAGACCGAAGTCACCCTGACCGGTGCCGGCGACGGAGCCGTCGTCAGCGGCGCCGATCTGGGCATCAGCATCGCGGCCACCGATCTCGCCGAGCAGGCGTTCGCCGAGCATCCGCTCTGGAACCTCGGCGCATGGATGGGCGACCCCATCCCCGCAGACATCACGCTCGACCCCGCGACCGCCACCAGCGCGCTGCGCGCCGCGGTGCCCTCGAGCTTCGTCGACGCCGTCGACGCCGGAGTGGTGTTCGACAGCGCAGCAGACGACTACGTCGTCACCCCGTCCGCTCCGGGCACGGGAATCGATGTCGACGATCTCACCGATGCGATCACGGCGGCGGTAGCGGGCGGCGCGAAGACTCTGGAGTACTCCGGCGACCCCGCTGAGGCTCTTCCCGCCGTGTCAGACGACGATGCTGCTGCCACGGCGGCCTCCCTCAACACGATGCTCGGAACCGTGGGCTTCTACGTCGGCGAGCAACGCGCGGTCCCCGTCTCCCGCGCCGGGGCAGCCAGCTGGCTGACGGTCATCGATGATGACGGCACTCTGCGCGTCCAGGCTGATGCGCAGCTCATCCAGGCGACGGTCGACAACCTCGCGCCGCGCATCAACCGCGACCCGGTGGACGCGACGAACATCGTCGACTCCTCCGGCACCGTGCTCCGTGAGGAGCAGGCGGGAGTGAACGGTCGGGCTCTGGGCGACACGTCCGGCGTGTCCGAGGAGTTCGCACGGCAGCTCGAAGCGGGAGACGGCGTCTTCGCGCTCGATGTCACCGAGACCCCGTTCAAGACGGTGAGCCTGTTCCGTCGCATCGAGATCAACCTCAGCACCCAGCATGCCTACCTGTTCGAGAACGACAAGGTCGTGCGGTCCTGGGCGGTCTCGACCGGTCTGCCGGGCACCCCGACCCCGACCGGCAACTTCAAGGTCTTCGCGCACACCGCGATGCAGGACATGGGCTGCTACGAAGGCGCCCCGTACTGCACCGAGAACGTGCCGTGGATCACGTGGTTCACCACCAACATCGGCTTCCACGGAACGTACTGGCACAACAACTACGGCAACCGGATGAGCCACGGCTGCGTGAACCTTCCGATCGACCTCGCCAAGTTCGTCTACGACTGGTCGCCCGTCGGCCTCGAGGTCTCGGTCCACAACTGA
- a CDS encoding carbohydrate ABC transporter permease: MSLATRERRTALPPEEPSIPQRSGGTGGYWLYLLPGFVLLLVIVIVPLLWNVYLTFTKWKGVRTPEFIGLGNWQKILTDSDFWTSFTNSVWMILAMVVVPTIVGLIVAALLFDVVGRKFGGKVGAFLRATYYLPQILPIAVAGIVIGWIVRPGGDGALNQILGAFGVPAFDWLGQMPSALIVLMLVMVWVQLGYPVVVFMAALQRVDPELYEAAELDGANWLQRFTAITMSIIRPEIFVVTLTCTIAALKVFGPVYIITRGGPAGATLVPAYYAYQEFFTKRNVGYGATIATVLTIVVVIVSIIFIRVQNSLERKERAGL, from the coding sequence ATGTCTCTCGCCACCCGTGAGCGCCGTACGGCGCTCCCCCCGGAAGAACCGTCGATCCCGCAGCGCAGCGGAGGGACAGGCGGCTACTGGCTCTACCTGCTCCCCGGCTTCGTGCTGCTGCTGGTCATCGTCATCGTGCCGCTCCTCTGGAACGTGTACCTCACCTTCACGAAGTGGAAGGGCGTGCGCACCCCCGAGTTCATCGGCCTCGGGAACTGGCAGAAGATCCTGACCGACAGCGACTTCTGGACATCGTTCACGAACTCCGTATGGATGATCCTCGCGATGGTGGTCGTGCCGACGATCGTCGGGCTGATCGTCGCCGCGCTCCTGTTCGACGTCGTCGGACGCAAGTTCGGCGGCAAGGTCGGCGCCTTCCTGCGGGCGACCTACTACCTCCCGCAGATCCTGCCGATCGCCGTCGCCGGCATCGTGATCGGCTGGATCGTACGCCCGGGCGGCGATGGCGCCCTCAACCAGATCCTCGGCGCGTTCGGCGTCCCGGCCTTTGACTGGCTGGGGCAGATGCCGTCGGCCCTGATCGTGCTGATGCTCGTCATGGTCTGGGTGCAGCTGGGCTATCCGGTCGTCGTGTTCATGGCGGCGCTCCAGCGCGTCGACCCCGAGCTCTACGAGGCGGCCGAGCTCGACGGCGCCAACTGGCTGCAGCGCTTCACCGCCATCACGATGAGCATCATCCGTCCGGAGATCTTCGTGGTCACCCTGACCTGCACGATCGCGGCGCTCAAGGTCTTCGGACCGGTCTACATCATCACCCGCGGCGGACCCGCCGGCGCAACCCTGGTGCCCGCCTACTACGCCTACCAGGAGTTCTTCACCAAGCGGAACGTCGGCTACGGCGCCACCATCGCCACCGTGCTCACGATCGTCGTGGTCATCGTGTCGATCATCTTCATCCGCGTGCAGAACTCCCTCGAACGCAAGGAAAGGGCGGGCCTGTGA